Part of the Methanosarcinales archaeon genome is shown below.
TGAGTTCGATCTGCTTTACAAAACCAAGAAAAAATACAAGGTGTTGGGTTATCGAACAAAAAAAGAGGTGTTTGGAACTGAATTTACATTGGTGGTGAGATACCATCCCGGAAGCTACAAAAAACAAAAGCAAACATATGAAAAAAAGAAGGTTGAAATTCTTAAGAAACTTTATGAAATAAAACAATCTGTCGTAAGAGTTGGGAAGGGGAAGAAAAAAAGTATCAAAAATGCACTGATCGATGCCTCAAAAGTTATCCCGGATGACTATAAGAAAGTGTTCCCGTTTGAAGGGTTTGAAAAAGAGAATGTGTTTAAGTTTTCGTTTGACGAAGAGGCTGAGAAAAAATTAGCACTAACTTTTGGCAAGACGATTTTATTTACAGACATGCATGACTGGGATACAGAAAAAATTGTGAAAACGTACAATCAGAAAGACTTTGTTGAAAAAGATTTTATGTGGATGAAGGGATTGATGATAATATCTATGAAACCTTTTTTTCTCCGGAAAGATAAAAGGATAAAGGTGCATTCATTCCTTTGTGTTATGGGTTTGGTATTCTACAGGTTTTTGCTATGGAAATTGAAGAAACAAGAGGAGATGCTCTCCGAGACGCGAGTTATTGAAGAACTTGAGAAGATTAGAGTTGTCTTGGTGAAAAGGGGTGACCAGGAACCGCAGTTTATGTTTGAAACTATGGGATTAGATCAGATGAGACTTTTTGCTGCACTTGGACTGGAAACGGTTTTGAAGGAGACTTGATTTAAAAGTTTTATTTAAAATTTGTTGGTGGCAACAAAAAACGATAGTGTGAGGGGTTGTTTTTTGGGATCTTTCAAAGTAAGGGAAAACTGAACCATTAATTATGGAGATGGTATCTCTCGGTCTGGAAGTTCCACAGGGACTCGCCAAAGAGATAGCGTCAAGAGAGGACGCTTTTTATTATCTTGAACGCATTCTTCATGATGAAAAATACTGGTATCAAGGTGGGCCTGGAGACGCATGGACGCCATATCATGCCATTCACATACTACCTCTAATAAAGACAAATGATGCTCTTGAGCTTTTGCTTGATACGATGAAAGACAAGAGAGATGCTTTAGGCGGTTGGATTACAGAAAGCACCCCGACTTTGCTTGCCGCTTTTGGTGAAAGTGCAATAGAACGACTGACGGAATATGTCCTCAATGAAACACTTGACCTGTATGTTCGAGGTTCGGTTGCCACTGCTTTAAATGTAATTGCTCATCAGTATCCTGATAGAAAAGATGACATAAAATCCTTCATCTCAAACCTTTTGGAGAACACAAATGATCAGACTTTCGCAGCATTCTTAATAGATGAATTGCTTTCATTCAAAGATCCGAACCTTCTACCTCAGGT
Proteins encoded:
- a CDS encoding DUF1186 domain-containing protein, translating into MEMVSLGLEVPQGLAKEIASREDAFYYLERILHDEKYWYQGGPGDAWTPYHAIHILPLIKTNDALELLLDTMKDKRDALGGWITESTPTLLAAFGESAIERLTEYVLNETLDLYVRGSVATALNVIAHQYPDRKDDIKSFISNLLENTNDQTFAAFLIDELLSFKDPNLLPQVGKAFGDGRIDTEVISRDDIDWVFNLPEEEQSYSKFMKDPLEHFSKEKINYLRTISYPESKTPMKAKKIGRNDPSYIPQVYFENESFSITSNDAD